From a region of the Vidua macroura isolate BioBank_ID:100142 chromosome 25, ASM2450914v1, whole genome shotgun sequence genome:
- the YARS1 gene encoding tyrosine--tRNA ligase, cytoplasmic, translated as MQPGAAAAMEPAPGPQEKYQLITRNLQEVLGEDKLMAILKERELKIYWGTATTGKPHVAYFVPMSKIADFLKAGCEVTILFADLHAYLDNMKAPWELLELRTRYYEHVIKAMLESIGVPLEKLTFVRGTDYQLSKEYTLDVYRLSSVVTQHDAKKAGAEVVKQVEHPLLSGLLYPGLQALDEEYLKVDAQFGGVDQRKIFTFAEKYLPSLGYAKRIHLMNPMVPGLTGSKMSSSEEDSKIDLLDRKEDVKKKLKKAFCEPGNVENNGVLSFIKHVLFPLKSEFVVLREEKWGGNKTYTAYEALEKDFAEQVVHPGDLKNSVEVALNKLLDPIREKFNCPELKKLSSAAYPTPSKAKPGEKGTKNSEPEDVIPSRLDIRVGKVISVEKHPDADSLYVEKIDVGEAEPRTVVSGLVHFVPKEQLQDRLVVLLCNLKPQKMRGVESQGMVLCASSVGEPRQVEPLDPPAGCCAGERVYVEGYEGGEPDEELKPKKKVFEKLQADFQISEDCVAQWKQRNFLTKLGTVSCKSLKGGSIS; from the exons gaggtgctgggcgAGGACAAGCTGATGGCCATCCTGAAGGAGCGAGAGCTGAAGATCTACTGGGGGACGGCCACCACGGGCAAGCCGCACGTGGCCTATTTCGTGCCCATGTCCAAGATCGCCGATTTCCTCAAGGCTGGCTGCGAG GTGACAATCCTCTTTGCCGACCTCCACGCGTACCTGGACAACATGAAGGCCccgtgggagctgctggagctgcgcACCCGTTACTACGAGCACGTCATCAAAGCCATGCTGGAGAGCATCGGGGTGCCCCTGGAGAAACTCACCTTCGTCAGGGGCACGGATTACCAGCTCAGCAA GGAGTACACGCTGGACGTGTACCGGCTCTCCTCCGTGGTGACGCAGCACGACGCCAAGAAGGCCGGGGCAGAGGTGGTGAAGCAGGTGGAGCATCCCTTGCTGAGTGGTTTGCTCTACCCAGGCCTGCAG GCGTTGGATGAGGAGTATCTCAAGGTGGACGCGCAGTTTGGAGGGGTGGATCAGAGGAAGATCTTCACCTTCGCAGAGAAG TACCTCCCTTCCCTGGGCTATGCCAAGCGCATCCATTTGATGAACCCCATGGTTCCTGGGCTGACAGGCAGCAAAATGAGCTCATCAGAAGAG GACTCCAAGATTGATCTTCTGGACCGCAAGGAGGACGTGaagaagaagctgaagaaggCTTTCTGTGAGCCAGGGAACGTGGAGAACAACGGTGTCCTCTCCTTCATCAAGCACGTCCTCTTCCCCCTCAAGTCAG AGTTTGTGGtcctgagagaagaaaaatggggaGGAAATAAAACTTACACGGCCTACGAGGCCCTGGAGAAGGACTTTGCTGAGCAG GTTGTGCACCCTGGAGACCTGAAGAACTCTGTGGAAGTGGCCCTGAACAAACTGCTTGACCCCATCAGAGAGAAATTCAACTGCCCAGAGCTGAAGAAGCTGAGCAGCGCCGCGTATCCCACCCCATCCAAAGCCA agcctggagagAAGGGCACCAAGAACTCAGAGCCAGAGGACGTGATCCCATCCCGGCTGGACATCCGTGTGGGCAAAGTGATCAGTGTGGAAAAG CACCCAGATGCCGACAGCCTGTACGTGGAGAAGATCGACGTGGGCGAGGCCGAGCCCCGCACCGTGGTCAGCGGCCTGGTGCACTTTGTccccaaggagcagctgcaggacaggctcGTGGTGCTGCTCTGCAACCTCAAACCCCAGAAGATGAGAGGGGTGGAGTCGCAGGGCATGGTGCTGTGTGCTTCCAG CGTGGGGGAGCCACGTCAAGTGGAGCCCCTGGACCCCCCAGCCGGGTGCTGCGCCGGGGAGCGCGTCTACGTGGAGGGCTACGAGGGCGGGGAGCCCGACGAGGAGCTCAAGCCCAAGAAAAAGGTCTTTGAGAAGCTGCAG GCTGATTTCCAAATCTCCGAGGATTGTGTCGCTCAGTGGAAGCAGAGAAACTTCCTGACCAAGCTGGGGACTGTCTCCTGTAAAAGCCTGAAGGGTGGCAGCATCAGCTAA